Within Deltaproteobacteria bacterium, the genomic segment ACTTGGCCTATATCGAACCAACTCCAACAAGGTGGGGTTCCGCTATGGCCAGGTTTCTAACTTACGACCTCAACCCAACGCACTACCCTGACATAATCGCGTTGCTGTTAACATGACATATTGACGTTGCCACGACATCCTATACCCTACACTGAGTCAATTATTTCCGCGGGTGCCGATGTGGGTTGAATCCACTTTGCCGCTACGGTAAGGGATGGTGATCCATCGAACAAAACTGGAGGCGCGGCCAATGGCGGAAATTATTTTAAAAGACGAACACGACATGTTACGTCCGGGACTCGGACGGCTCAAAGGCAAAGTAGCTATCGTGACCGGCGCCAACAGCGGCATCGGCCGGGCGACTTCACGTTTGTTCGCGCGCGAGGGCGCGAAAGTCGTGTGCTGCGATATTCAGGAAACCATCTCGCCGCGCATCGACCAATTGATCAAGGTAAAAGAAAACGGCGAAGCGATATTCGCCCATTGCGACGTCACCAAGCAGGAAGACTTGGACCGCGCGGTGAAGACCGCCGTCGATAGCTTCGGCAAGGTCGATATTCTTTACAACAACGCCGGCGCCGGCATCCGCAAGAAAATCCATGAACACACCGACGAGGAATGGAACTTCGTGTTGAACACCAACTTGAACGCCATGTATCGCGGCGCCAAGGCGGTGATACCGCAGTTCCTAAAACAAGGCTACGGCAACATGGTCACTACCGCGTCGACCTTCGGCCTGCTCGCTTCGGCGCAGTATCCCGGCTACTGCGCCACCAAAGCGGCGATCGTAAATTTAACCCGCGAGATGGCGATCGATTACGGTCCGCTGGGAATTCGTATCAACTGTGTATGTCCCGGCGCCATCGAGACACCGCGCTTCCGGGGCTTTCCGCCGCAGCCAACGCTCGGCGAGGGCATGACCGACGAGCAAAGAAAAAAAATGGGCGCGAGCAACAAAGCACTGCTAAGAATGGGCCGGCCGGAAGAGATCGCCTATGGTGTGCTCTTCTTAGTTTCCGACGAAGCAACCTTTGTCACCGGCCATGCACTGGTGGTCGACGGCGGACAAACCATCGCGGTGTGAAGAAGATTGGGGTGATGGAGTATTGGAGTGATGGAGTGTTACAAGAATCCGAACCCAATACTCCACTACTCCATCACTCCATTCCCCACTACTCCATCACTCCGTTTTCTTCTTGATGCACTCGCAGCCCAGTAAGGAACAACTTTCGCGATACTGCTGAAACGCCAGATAGGCATCCATCACGCCTTCGCTATGAATCACTTTCTCGGCCTCGACATCGTAGATCAAATCCGTCGCCGCGATCCGGCCCCACCAAGGGCGCATGAATAGCAGCTTCTCGTTGATCCATTTCACCTCGGCCAAGCCAAACAACTCGGAAAATTCGATGCGCATCAGATGATCCTTCTCGGCAAAGATCGTCACCGCGCCCTTGGGCCGGCCATCCTCGGCGACGAAGTAGTAGGCTTTATTGCTGGAATAGACGCCGAGCTTGAGTTTTTCGCCCGGCAATTTCTTGAACGTGGTGTTGGCCTGCCACAATTCGTTGAAATCGGCGCTGTGGACGATGCGTTCTTCCTGCCAGCAGTCGGGCTGTGCACCGGGCCAATCGCGCTGCGCCGCCATGGCCGGCATCGAAGTTGATGAGATCAACAAGCAGAAGAGCAACACTTGTCCGACCATGTTTCCTCCTGTGTCGACACAATCACTTTAAGGCGTGGTGTTTACGCTTGGCTTTGGGTTGGGCAGATACTCTTTGGCAAACACGACAATCGAATCGGCCAAATCCCGCGCCGTCCGTTCGAGATTGGCGCGCGACCGTAACGTGCTGCCGAATTCCAATTGCATCGCATCGATACCCGCCGCTTGATGGCTGCCGTAACGTTGCACGATGTAACCGCCGGTATAGCGTGTCTCTTTGGCGCGCTCGTCAGTGGACGGCAATACTTTATAGCCTTTGCTGGCCATTTGCCCGAGTAAACTATTCTTGCCGCTGAGCACCGGCGCGCCGAACTGCTCGATCAACGCTTTTACGGTCTTGCCGTTTTGCGTGCCGCGATAAATCGCCGTCGCGTCGCTTCCTTCGCCGTGGATATCCAACAGCAATCCGCCGCCCCATTGGCTCT encodes:
- a CDS encoding SDR family oxidoreductase, whose amino-acid sequence is MVIHRTKLEARPMAEIILKDEHDMLRPGLGRLKGKVAIVTGANSGIGRATSRLFAREGAKVVCCDIQETISPRIDQLIKVKENGEAIFAHCDVTKQEDLDRAVKTAVDSFGKVDILYNNAGAGIRKKIHEHTDEEWNFVLNTNLNAMYRGAKAVIPQFLKQGYGNMVTTASTFGLLASAQYPGYCATKAAIVNLTREMAIDYGPLGIRINCVCPGAIETPRFRGFPPQPTLGEGMTDEQRKKMGASNKALLRMGRPEEIAYGVLFLVSDEATFVTGHALVVDGGQTIAV